attcactgcctcaaatttgatattccatattcgtttgtgagcatgccatggtattgaaattttttttatttggtgtcCATAAGAGCTGGGTTTTTTTTGTTTAcaaaacactggtctctcgtgaacttgCATGCTCAGACCAAAAAGCGtgaacctgtacagtctcacaaagctttttaacacattaagagttgctggaaagctgaatcagacattcagtaccaccatcctcgctgtttctagaacaacactctatacatataaataaaactcgtatgtctgattcagccttccagcaactcttaattacagttaaaaagctttgtgagactgtacaggtctacgcttgctggtctgagcatgcacactTCACgaaaccagtgtttgtaaacaaaagcgccagcttttgacggtggggacgccaaataacacaacaccggttcaggcgtttctagtattaccgtccacatgtatacgtgtcaacgtgttgttttcaggttttgtaagttttccaaaatacagataatgaatatttgaattcatctatgtttttctgtcTGAGATATCAaaatagtatcgttttcgcctattgaacttattgctagctagtatcggaattgtggatttatatcgggtatcggttatcgcctatatttgtgtgtccagttaacgaatatcggttatcaccgataaatTTTTtcatcagttatcggttatcgggaataaggttttctgttatcgtgcccagctatgtgtATCAGTCTGTCTCAGTGTGTGTAGTAATATCCATTCACCAATCAATCCATCCATCTCTCAAGGTTACGGGAAGACGGTGAGCCACGTCATCATTGGTCTACGCACGGCTAAGGGCACCAAGCAGCTCAAGTTAGACCCAAGCATTTACGAGACGCTGCAGAAGGAGAGAGTCGAGACCGGCGACGTCATCTATGTGGAGGCCAACTCTGGGGCGGTCAAGAGGCAGGGGCGCTCCGACACCTATGCCACTGAGTTCGacctggaggtgtgtgtgtgtgtgccgagttGCATTTACCTCTGTAgtttgtgtttacctatttgttaTATACAGGAATTAAGGAGCACTAGTGGGGTCTCATCATGCCACAGAGCTTGACCTAGAGTTGTGTGTTTGCCAAGTTGTTATATGCAGGAAATAGGGAACACAAATGGGGTCTCGCCATGCCTCAGAGCTTGACCTAGAGTTGTGTGTTTGCCAAGTTGTTATATGCAGGAAATAGGGAACACAAATGGGGTCTCGCCATGCCTCAGAGCTTGACCTAGAGTTGTGTGTTTGCCAAGTTGTTATATGCAGGAAATAGGGAACACAAATGGGGTTTCGTCATGCCACAGAGCTTGACCTAGAGTTGTGTGTTTGCCAAGTTGTTATATGCGGGAAATAGGGAACACTGGTGGGGTCTCATCATGCCACAGAGCTTGGCCTAGAGTTGTGTGTTTGCCAAGTTATATGCAGGAAATAGGGAACACTAGTTGGGTCTTGTCATGCTATAGAGTTCGACTTTGAGGTGTGTGTATACCAAGTTGTTAtatgcaggagaggaggaggattttttcaTTCTCTAGGTATTTCTTTGAGACCTTGACAACACCTAGAGCACAAAAAACACACTAATGTATCAGTatctgtagtgcggcgactatgcctgatgaacgagcctcccataacccacttagccagcagggtacctctttggcagactcggtagggagtggctctcgtcacactggtcgcgggttcaatcccaggcagccggcgaataccctgtcTTGGTcctgattaatttctcgtgtgtttcgatacacgcagaggtcgtgttggagaatagagaaggagaaaataaactcTCGGGGCACGACATATCAATTTGAATTTTGTATGGATCTTTTGGTAACCTGTGATCAAGGTGGCCAAActcctattctatggctctgtGTCTCaccctctgcctcaccctctcctgtgtgtgtgtttcaggctgAGGAGTATGTCCCGCTGCCCAAGGGTGATGTgcacaagaagaaggaggtgatCCAGGATGTGACGCTGCATGACCTGGATGTGGCCAACGCTCAGCCCCAGGGAGGCCAGGATATCCTCTCCATGATGTCACAACTCATGAAGCCCAGGAAGACAGAGATTACTGGTACAGAcaccaaccctcccctccctttccttatctaaaTACTCTTgctactttgttttcttcttcttattaagCTCAAGATTACTGGTACAGACACCCatgccttgcctcctcctctaaatactcttcctttctccttgctaTCCCAGGGAGACTGAGGTTACTTGcatacccacccaccctctcctcctctaaatactcttcctttctccttgctaTCCCAGGGAGACTGAGGTTACTTGcatacccacccaccctctcctcctccaaatactcttcctttctccttgctaTCCCATGGAGACTGAGGTTTCTTGcatacccacccaccctctcctaCTCTaactactcttcctttctccttgctaTCCGAGGGAGACCGAGGTTACTTGCATACCCACCCACCTTTTCCTCTaaatactcttcctttctccttgctaTCCCAGGGAGACCGAGGTTACTTGcatacccacccaccctctcctcctccaaatactcttcctttctccttgctaTCCCAGGGAGACAGAGGTTATGGGtatacccacccaccctctcctcctctaaatactcttcctttctccttgctaTCCCAGGGAGACTGAGGTTACTTGcatacccacccaccctctcctcctctaaatactcttcctttctccttgctaTCCCAGGGAGACTGAGGTTACTTGcatacccacccaccctctcctcctcctccaaatactcttcctttctccttgctaTCCCAGGAGACTGAGGTTACTTGCATACCcacccaccctttcctcctctaaatactcttcctttctccttgctaTCCCAGGGAGACCGAGGTTACTTGCATACCcacccaccctttcctcctcttaatactcttcctttctccttgctaTCCCAGGGAGACTGAGGTTATGGGCATACCcacccaccttttcctcctctaaatactcttcctttctccttgctaTCCCAGGGAGACTGAGGTTACTGGTATACCcacccaccctttcctcctctaaatactcttcctttctccttgctaTCCCAGGGAGACTGAGGTTACTGGTATACCcacccaccctttcctcctctaaatactcttcctttctccttgctaTCCCAGGGAGACTGAGGTTACTGGTATACCcacccaccctttcctcctctaaatactcttcctttctccttgctaTCCCAGGGAGACTGAGGTTACTTGCATACCcacccaccctttcctcctctaaatactcttcctttctccttgctaTCCCAGGGAGACCGAGGTTACTTGCATACCcacccaccctttcctcctctaaatactcttctcctctccctgcaTTCATTGGTACAGACACCCACccactccttcacccctttcctcttgtaaatacttctcatttctcttttgttttgcttaATTATACTCATGAGATAATGGAGAAAATGATTATGACAGCACCGTGAAaatgagacagacacagacagacaaaattacTACAAATGaggtagacaaatagacagacaaaatgGAAtatgagacagatagacagacagacaaaatcaTATTGGCCACCTCATTTCTCTTATATAGGAGCAGCActtggatgttttctttttccttgagtTGTTTCTGTtgccataaaaagaaaaaaatataaatgtgagGCTTCTCTTAAGTCCTAAATACTCCtgatttctcttttattttgcctCATGAGATAATGGAGAAAATGACTACAACCAACTGATAACAAACTCGTATCTGGCCACTGTATTCTGTTTTTCTTAaccaacttttttctttttatgtttttgttgctataaaaatgaaaaataaaaaatccatGTGCGAGGCTTAAGTCCCCCCAACCTCTCTCCCGCACAGAAAAGCTTCGACTGGAGATCAACAAGGTGGTGGACAAGTACATCGACCAGGGCATCGCTGAGCTGGTGCCGGGCGTGCTGTTCATCGACGAGGTGCACATGCTGGACATTGAGTGCTTCACCTTCCTCCACCGCGCCCTGGAGTCAAGGATCGCACCCATCGTCATCTTCGCCACCAACCGGGGCCGCTGCGTCATCAAGTAAGGAGGTGTTACTCTGTTTAATGGGGATGCTGGAGTCACAATTTTTCTTTGCTCTTGAactcttctttgctgtaaaataaaaaaaatatattaataagtaGCAATTCAAAGTAATCATGCCTACTAAAAACACCTTATTTTTTCGCCTGTCGCCAGTAGGTTTCTTGGTATGACCTGGTAGTCAGTTCAAGCccattatggtgcaggcaagtgtttatagtggcaccatcttgcttggctcatgcttggcccctggaactcatctttgatcctcttattagagagaatctagagtctgggttgatatgtggtcttcaggacagcatgtgggtagtcttaggccctctcggcggtgactgaaaaattgtcagcttgtttgTAGCAGTGGGCaggatttgtttttgttttttacagtaaaggaaacggttcaggggcaaaaaaaaggaaactaatgaaaaaaaaacccgctattcactgctcctacaaaagagtcaagaggagtggccgaaagataggtcagtttcaggaggagagggatcatcatcatcgtttaacgtccatttattccctatggtggggttggacgggacataagcctcctccactgttgccagtccatagccatttcttctgtgatgttcagcctcctcatatcttcctccaccacctttctccacatcttccttggccttcctggtggtcttcagccctctacctcaaagttcagtgcacGTCTCAGGATGCGTGGATACAAACTTATACACCTCCTCCTGGACACTGCACTTGCACACTGACCACTCCTACTGCCCTATTTGTATCTTGACTGGACCCTTTGATGATACATAGATTGGTGGATTGTGACCTTTACGTGTTGTCTCTTCTCACTTTACTGATGCTGGTCCTTCCTTGTGACCTGGACGCTGCACTCACACACTAACCACTCCTACTGCCCTATTGTATCTTGACTGGACCCTTTGATGATACATAGATTGGTGGATTGTgacctttctttgtctcttctcaTTTTACTTATGCCGGACCTTCCTTGTGACACCAACAGAGGGACAGGAGACGTGGTATCAGCTCACGGCGTCCCCAGAGACTTGCTGGACCGCATCATCATTGTGAGGATGAAGCCGTACGGGCAGGAGGAGGTGGCACAGATCATACAGATACGCGCCCAGACCGAAGGCATCAAGATTGAAAACGAGGCCATCCAGGAGCTCAGTAGCATTGCCGAGAAAGCCTCACTCAGGTCAGTACAGAATATATGCTCTAAGCTCTCTGcccaagctcatccctatgctgtccaacttcctaatacaAGAGTTAACTGGTATCTGTATTTCATCACTTCACTGGTTTATCCATCACAGTGCTGTCCAActttgtaatgcaagagttaaccagtatccatATTCTTTCATCACTTTGCTGGTTAACTCACCccagtgctgtccaacttcctaatgcaaaagttaaccagtatcCGTAATCTTTCATCACTTTACTGGTTCATCCATCacagtgctgtccaacttcctaatccAAGCGTTAACTGGTATCTATATTCTTTTGTCACTTCACTGGTTAACTCACCccagtgctgtccaacttcctaatgcaaaagttaaccagtatcCGTAATCTTTCATCACTTTACTGGTTCATCCATCacagtgctgtccaacttcctaatacaAGAGTTAACTGGTATCTATATTCTTTTGTCACTTCACTGGTTAACTCACCccagtgctgtccaacttcctaatgcaaaagttaaccagtatcCGTAATCTTTCATCATTTAACTGCTTCATCCATCacagtgctgtccaacttcctaatacaAGAGTTAACTGGTATCTATATTCTTTCATCACTTTGCTGGTTAACTCACCccagtgctgtccaacttcctaatgcaaaagttaaccagtatcCGTAATCTTTCATCACTTTACTGGTTCATCCATCacagtgctgtccaacttcctaatacaAGAGTTAACTGGTATCTATATTCTTTTGTCACTTCACTGGTTAACTCACCccagtgctgtccaacttcctaatgcaaaagttaaccagtatcCGTAATCTTTCATCACTTAACTGGTTCATCCATCccagtgctgtccaacttcctaatacaACAGTTAACTGGTATCTATATTCTTTTGTCACTTCACTGGTTAACTCACCccagtgctgtccaacttcctaatgcaaaagttaaccagtatctGTAATCTTTCATCACTTTGGTTAACTCATCTCAGTGCTGTCCAGCTTcctaatacaagagttaaccactATCTGTCCTATTCTTTCATCACTTTTACTGGTTAACTCATCccagtgctgtccaacttcctaatacaAAAGTTAACCAACATCTGTATTCTTTCATCACTTCACTGGTTCATCCATCccagtgctgtccaacttcctaatacaAGAGTTAACTGGTATCTATATTCTTTCGTCACTTCACTGGTTAACTCACCccagtgctgtccaacttcctaatacaACAGTTAACCATTAAACCTTAGCCCATCCGACCCCATAAGGAAAAATACGGACgttaaacaagaagaagagagaaaataaaaataataatcttcCTCGTCGTTTCAGATACGCCGTGCGGCTTCTCACGCCCTCGAACGTTATGGCGCAGCAGAACGGAAACGAAACGGTGACGGTGGAGGACGTGAAGGAAGCCGCAGATCTGTTCATGGACGCAAAGACGTCGGCGCAGATGTTGGCGGAAAACCCGGAGAAATTCATGAAGTGAGCGGGATCATCGAAGTGAATACTGGAAGAACAGTTGCAAAGTCACCACCTGGACAATCAGCATCTTTTAGTGAACATGAGGCAGCCCAAAGTGGCCCCatcacagacagagacagacagacagagagaagaaggatATTGAAGACTTAACCTTGAACATATTGATAATGGACAGGACAGGAGCAAAAAATTCACCTTCCTCCCCTGAATCTGTCTAAACCCACACTGGAAACTTTCAATTGTATTTCATCAATTAACTCGAGGGGAGACTCATACACACTAGGAGGTTAGAGATTGGAGATGGGTGACTCTTAGTATACCCAGCACTGTGACACATTCCAAGGTGTTTTTAAGGCCAAGGAGACAAGTTAAAGTGTTAGAAAATATCATAGTAAAGATAAAAGAGACAATGCAttataataaggaaaagaaaggcagaagaAGGGTTGAAGATACATAACATAAGGGTTGGGAAAATACATTAGAGAGACAAAGTAGAcaataaaagatgagaaaaaatatagaaaagagacagacagacagaatatgAGTTAAGAAAAGGCATTATAAAGAAACTCAGACAAAGGAGACAGAATTAGGCCCAAGAAAAAGCATTATATAAGGGCCCACAACAAATTCTCCCTTCCATTCAGATAAAACGAGGAGGATgcagaaaaaatatatgattAAATTGTTTCAGAGTTGCCGCATCACTCATCTTGAAAGAGCTTGTCATAGGAGGTTGTATTAGATAACTAGCATCTCGATATAAGTATGCTGGACCCCcaaggtgacagacagacagggaggacaGTCTTGGAAATGTGGAAATGTTACCCAGAGACAAATGGTTCATCTAGAAACCCATTAAAATATACACAAGAAAGATTGACAAGGACTTTTTTCACAGCTCAGCATCTC
This DNA window, taken from Eriocheir sinensis breed Jianghai 21 chromosome 68, ASM2467909v1, whole genome shotgun sequence, encodes the following:
- the LOC126988150 gene encoding ruvB-like 1; the encoded protein is MKIEEVKSTTKTQRINAHSHVKGLGLREDGTAEANAAGLVGQAQAREAAGYLVDLIRSKRMSGRAALFAGPPGTGKTAIALALAQELGNKVPFCPMVGSEVYSSEVKKTEVLMENFRRAIGLRIKEVKEVYEGEVTELTPVETENPMGGYGKTVSHVIIGLRTAKGTKQLKLDPSIYETLQKERVETGDVIYVEANSGAVKRQGRSDTYATEFDLEAEEYVPLPKGDVHKKKEVIQDVTLHDLDVANAQPQGGQDILSMMSQLMKPRKTEITEKLRLEINKVVDKYIDQGIAELVPGVLFIDEVHMLDIECFTFLHRALESRIAPIVIFATNRGRCVIKGTGDVVSAHGVPRDLLDRIIIVRMKPYGQEEVAQIIQIRAQTEGIKIENEAIQELSSIAEKASLRYAVRLLTPSNVMAQQNGNETVTVEDVKEAADLFMDAKTSAQMLAENPEKFMK